A region from the Alnus glutinosa chromosome 5, dhAlnGlut1.1, whole genome shotgun sequence genome encodes:
- the LOC133868262 gene encoding sphingolipid delta(4)-desaturase DES1-like yields the protein MGRGEEAAEGVMATDFFWSYTDEPHASRRRQILSQYPQIKDLFGPDRWAFLKIALAVVLQLWTATLLQNAGWLKILATAYFFGSFLNHNLFLAIHELSHNLAFSTPVYNRWLGIFANLPIGVPMSVTFQKYHLEHHRFQGVDGIDMDVPSNTEAHLVTNAVAKSIWVIFQLFFYALRPLFLKPKPPGSWEFINLFVQIALDAAMVYFWGWKSFAYLILSTFVGGGMHPMAGHFISEHYVFNPEQETYSYYGPLNLMTWSVGYHNEHHDFPRIPGSKLHKVKEIAPEYYEGLESYKSWSQVIYMYVMDRTVGPFSRMKRKEKNSE from the exons atggggAGAGGGGAAGAAGCAGCGGAAGGAGTAATGGCCACAGACTTCTTCTGGTCCTACACAGACGAGCCCCACGCCAGCAGGCGCCGCCAGATTCTCTCTCAGTACCCTCAGATCAAGGACCTCTTTGGCCCCGACCGCTGGGCTTTCCTCAAG ATAGCTTTGGCTGTTGTTCTTCAACTATGGACTGCTACCTTGCTCCAAAATGCTGGTTGGCTGAAGATACTAGCAACAGCCTACTTCTTTGGCTCTTTTCTCAACCACAACCTATTCTTAGCCATCCATGAACTCAGCCATAATCTTGCCTTCTCAACTCCAGTCTACAACCGTTGGCTCGGGATTTTCGCTAACCTCCCAATTGGTGTACCCATGTCTGTCACCTTTCAAAAATATCACCTTGAGCATCACCGCTTCCAAGGAGTAGATGGCATTGATATGGACGTCCCAAGCAATACTGAAGCACATCTTGTGACAAATGCTGTTGCCAAAAGCATATGGGTCATATTCCAACTCTTCTTCTATGCCCTGCGTCCTCTATTTCTGAAACCAAAACCTCCTGGTTCTTGGGAGTTCATCAACTTATTTGTTCAGATAGCCCTTGATGCAGCCATGGTTTACTTTTGGGGCTGGAAATCTTTTGCCTATTTGATCCTTTCCACATTCGTTGGGGGTGGTATGCACCCAATGGCTGGTCACTTCATTTCGGAACATTATGTGTTCAATCCTGAACAGGAGACATATTCTTACTATGGCCCCCTGAATCTAATGACATGGAGTGTCGGGTACCACAACGAGCACCATGATTTTCCCAGAATTCCTGGGAGCAAGCTTCACAAGGTAAAGGAGATTGCGCCAGAGTATTATGAGGGTTTAGAGTCATATAAATCTTGGAGCCAGGTTATTTACATGTATGTTATGGACAGAACAGTTGGGCCATTTAGCCGAatgaagagaaaggaaaagaactctgaatag
- the LOC133867610 gene encoding F-box/kelch-repeat protein At3g06240-like, whose translation MAKELPEDLVTQILLWLPVVSLLRFKCVSKSCGEIIQQKEVYSLCADSWRKVDGPLCYLLGSQGPKAYINGMTFWEAKEYINGMTFWEANHGDDLFVLSFEMSDEVFVKTPLPDDIRLEFAAFWGIFVLNESIAMVGIAGLSFDIWLLPEVGVKNSWSKLFTIGPLTEIGRPLGFWKNEIIFLKKFDGQTILYDLSTKQKINLQTRHGAIFSWHMVRCMVNYMETLVSVKGGRNEFEEQDSC comes from the exons ATGGCCAAGGAATTGCCTGAAGACTTGGTGACGCAGATTCTGCTATGGCTTCCGGTCGTCTCTCTATTGCGATTTAAGTGCGTCTCCAAATCCTG TGGTGAAATCATACAACAAAAAGAGGTATACAGCTTATGTGCCGATTCTTGGAGAAAAGTTGACGGGCCCCTGTGTTATCTTCTTGGTTCTCAAGGTCCGAAGGCATACATCAATGGGATGACTTTTTGGGAGGCGAAGGAATACATCAATGGGATGACTTTTTGGGAGGCAAATCATGGTGatgatttatttgttttgtcatTTGAAATGAGCGATGAGGTTTTCGTAAAAACACCGCTGCCAGATGATATTAGGTTGGAATTTGCAGCTTTTTGGGGCATTTTCGTGTTGAACGAATCGATTGCTATGGTTGGTATTGCCGGACTGAGCTTTGATATATGGTTACTGCCTGAAGTTGGTGTTAAGAACTCTTGGAGTAAGCTTTTCACTATTGGACCGCTTACAGAAATTGGACGACCATTAGGATTTTGGAAGAATGAAATCATCTTCTTGAAAAAATTTGACGGGCAGACGATCTTGTATGACCtctcaaccaaacaaaagattAATCTTCAAACTCGTCATGGAGCAATATTCTCGTGGCATATGGTTAGGTGTATGGTTAATTACATGGAGACCCTAGTTTCTGTCAAGGGAGGAAGAAATGAATTTGAAGAGCAGGATAGTTGTTGA